GGTCGAGCTGCAGGCATCGGCTGAGGGTGGTACGGTTCCGATGGAGACTGTTAAAAGTATGACTGAGAAAGCGGTGAATGCCATAATGGAATTTGTAGTACCGCTGCAGAGGGAAGCGACTTCTGAGTGAAAAAGCTTGTACTGGCTTCTGGAAATCACGATAAACTCCGTGAACTGAGATCTCTTCTTGAGGACCTGCCGTTTGAAGTAGTATCCATACTGGAGATTTTGCCGAACTGGTCGGTTGAGGAAACCGGAACAACTCTTGAAGAGAACGCACTGCTTAAGGCGAGAGATGTCGCAGAGAGAACTGGAGAAGCATCCATTGCGGATGACACCGGATTGTTCGTGGATGTGCTTGGAGGAGCCCCTGGAATATACGCTGCCCGGTTCTGCGGTTCTGAGTGCACCTACGAAGACAATGTTCAGAAACTTCTTCGGACAATGCTGTGCGAAATAAAC
Above is a window of Candidatus Aegiribacteria sp. DNA encoding:
- the rdgB gene encoding RdgB/HAM1 family non-canonical purine NTP pyrophosphatase produces the protein MKKLVLASGNHDKLRELRSLLEDLPFEVVSILEILPNWSVEETGTTLEENALLKARDVAERTGEASIADDTGLFVDVLGGAPGIYAARFCGSECTYEDNVQKLLRTMLCEINRKASFRTAAAFVSPSGEELCEIGEVQGVIMEEADGDGGFGYDPVFLPDELDSTFAQCSPEEKHRISHRARALKRLIEKMELRIK